CCGGTTTGACGCGGGACCGGCATTACGGCCAAGGCCGGGTAGGGGATAAACCCTATCTGGTCATGGATACCGGCGGTCTGGAGCCGGTCATCAAGGAAGGCATTCTGCACGCCATGGCCAAGCAAACGCTGCAAGCCATTGACGAGGCAGACAAAGTTATGTTCATTGTCGACGGCCGTCAAGGCGTGACCGCGCACGACAAAATCATCGCCGAGCAATTGCGCAAATCCGGGCAAAAGATTCTGCTGGTGGTGAATAAAACCGAAGGCATGGCCACCGCCGTCGTCACAGCGGAATTTTATGAATTGGGTCTGGGCGATCCCTGTGCAATTTCTGCCATGCATGGCGATAACATCCAGGAACTTGCCGACCTGGCCTTGGCGGATTTTCCGGATGCCGAAGACGAAACGCCTGAAAGCAAACATCCTAAAATTGCCATCGTGGGCCGTCCGAATGTCGGAAAATCCACGCTGGTCAATACGCTGCTTGGCGAAGAACGGGTGATCGCCTTCGACCAGCCAGGCACGACGCGCGATAGCATCTACATCGACTTTACGCATAAAGACAAACAATATACGTTGATTGATACGGCCGGATTGCGCCGCCGCGGTCAGGTGCATGAAACTGTTGAAAAATTCTCCGTCATCAAGACGCTGCAAACGATTGAAGACGCCAATGTCGTCGTGCTGGTGCTGGACGCGCGCAATGAAATTTCCGATCAGGACGCGCACATCGCCGGGTTTATTCTGGAAACCGGCCGCGCGCTGGTGATCGTGGTGAATAAATGGGATGGTCTGGATGATTATGAGCGCGATACGATTAAACGCGAATTAAACCGCAAACTGGCATTTCTGAGCTTCGCGCAATTGCACTACATTTCCGCGCTGCACGGCACCGGCATGAAGAGTCTGCTGCCTTCGATCGATCAGGCGTATGCCGCGGCCATGGCGCATTTGCCGACACCGAAACTGACGCGCGCGTTGATCGCTGCGGTCGAAAAGCACCCGCCGCCGCGCGGCGGCATGTCCCGTCCGAAAATGCGTTATGCGCACCAAGGCGGCTCCAACCCGCCGTTGATCATCGTGCATGGCAGCATGCTCGAACATGTAGCGGAAACCTACCGGCGCTATCTCGAAAACA
The DNA window shown above is from Nitrosomonas sp. Is35 and carries:
- the der gene encoding ribosome biogenesis GTPase Der, whose product is MKPTLVLVGRPNVGKSTLFNRLTRTRDAIVADIPGLTRDRHYGQGRVGDKPYLVMDTGGLEPVIKEGILHAMAKQTLQAIDEADKVMFIVDGRQGVTAHDKIIAEQLRKSGQKILLVVNKTEGMATAVVTAEFYELGLGDPCAISAMHGDNIQELADLALADFPDAEDETPESKHPKIAIVGRPNVGKSTLVNTLLGEERVIAFDQPGTTRDSIYIDFTHKDKQYTLIDTAGLRRRGQVHETVEKFSVIKTLQTIEDANVVVLVLDARNEISDQDAHIAGFILETGRALVIVVNKWDGLDDYERDTIKRELNRKLAFLSFAQLHYISALHGTGMKSLLPSIDQAYAAAMAHLPTPKLTRALIAAVEKHPPPRGGMSRPKMRYAHQGGSNPPLIIVHGSMLEHVAETYRRYLENTFRETFELKGTPLRVEFKVGRNNPYADKKPAPPTEDEQRRAHNRRRRNRKKYG